One region of Palaemon carinicauda isolate YSFRI2023 chromosome 40, ASM3689809v2, whole genome shotgun sequence genomic DNA includes:
- the LOC137631883 gene encoding sporozoite surface protein 2-like, whose protein sequence is MAGQESSIPDEDGRPDESSIPDEDGRPDDSSITDEDGRPDESSITDEDGRPDESSNPDESSIPDEDGRPREQHPRRGWPAKRAASPSRMAGQESSIPNEDGRPREQHPQRGWPAKRAASPTRMAGQESSIPNEDGRPDESSIPDEDGRPDESSIPDEDGRPREQHPQRGWPAKRAASPTRMAGQESSIPDEDGRPREQHPMTLDGRPREQHPITLDGRPREQHPKKVSGRPREQHPK, encoded by the coding sequence atggccggccaagAGAGCAGCATCCCTGACGAGGATGGCCGGCCTGACGAGAGTAGCATTCCTGACGAGGATGGCCGGCCTGACGACAGCAGCATCacggacgaggatggccggcctGACGAGAGCAGCATCacggacgaggatggccggcctGATGAGAGCAGCAACCCTGACGAGAGCAGCATCCctgacgaggatggccggccaagAGAGCAGCATCCccgacgaggatggccggccaagAGAGCAGCATCCCCTTCGAGGATGGCCGGCCAAGAGAGCAGCATCCCCAACGAGGATGGCCGGCCAAGAGAGCAGCATCCCCAACGAGGATGGCCGGCCAAGAGAGCAGCATCCCCAACGAGGATGGCCGGCCAAGAGAGCAGCATCCCCAACGAGGATGGCCGGCCTGACGAGAGCAGCATCCCCGACGAGGATGGCCGGCCTGACGAGAGCAGCATCCctgacgaggatggccggccaagAGAGCAGCATCCCCAACGAGGATGGCCCGCCAAGAGAGCAGCATCCCCAACGAGGATGGCCGGCCAAGAGAGCAGCATCCctgacgaggatggccggccacgagagcagcatcccatGACGttggatggccggccacgagagcagcatcccataACGTTGGATGgtcggccacgagagcagcatcccaaAAAGGTGAGTGgtcggccacgagagcagcatcccaaATAG